The genome window CGGTCGTGGAAGGGTACGACGGCCTGCGCTCTGATGTGTTCAGCTTGGAACTGAACGCCGATTCCGTGCCCTCCAACCTCTATGCCGTGCTCGAAGGCGGCGGCAAGAGCGCAAACCCGATCGTGCTGACCACGGACCCCGACTTCCCTAACATTATTTTCGGCGGCGACGTCAACGATCCCCATTTCACTATCGAAATCGATCCCGACTCCGGCAAAATCACGCTTACCCTGTTGAAAAACCTCTGGCACACCGAAGGCGGCGACGCGCATAACGACATTGAGACACTCCTGCTCGGCGACGGCGCCCTGATGCTGGTCCGCACCGTCGTCGATAACGACGGCGACGACGCCTCGGCCCGCGTTGACCTGGGCGCGGCCGGTGTGTTCAACTTCCGTGATGACGGCCCGGTCATCAAGCTGGACCCCGAAGCTCCGGCGCTTCAGCCCGCCAAAGTAGACGAAAGCCTTGCCGATCTGCACGGAGCGTATACTGACGGCATTCCTTCCGCCACCCTGTCCATCGCCCTGCTCGCGAAGCAGTTTGCGGTCAGCTACGGCGCGGATAATCAGGGCGTGCCCGACGAATACACCTTGAACCTGAACGTTCCCCAAAGCAAAGAATCGATCCCCACAAATCTCAATGGCGTGGGGGAAAATGGCGCAGCGGGCGAAGTGATCGTTCTGGTTCAGGACGAGGTGACCGGCATCATCTACGGCCGGGGTGAGGAGAGCGGAAAGGATTACTTCACTCTGCAACTCACGGCGGAAGGCGTGAAACTTGATCTGCTGTCCAACATCTGGCACGACAAGCCAGGCGGCCCGGACCTTACCCCGGACCTGCATGACGAAGCCATGACCCTGCTGCTGCAAGACGGCGTCCTGACCCTGACCCGCACCGTGTACGACGGCGACGGCGACAGCGCTTCTGAAACCCTCGACCTCGGCTCCAAGGGTCTGTTCCAGTTTGAGGACGACGGCCCGATAGTGGTCGATTCCTACGACCCGCCTGAAACGCTGACCTACAACACAACGACGAACGTCTATGAAAACGAAACCGGCTGGGTGCAGTTCAACTTCGGCGCGGACGGCTTCCAGAAGCTCACCGTCTCGGAAGGTAACACCGAGTTGTGGACCTTCACGGCATTGGGCGAAAGCAAAACCGTCACCCTTGGCGACGGCAGCAAACTAATCATGACCCTGGGCGCGGACGGCAACCTGATCTACACCTATGACCCGGCGGAAACCGCCAACAGCCACGATCACACATTTACCTTTACCGGCTATGACGGCGACGGCGACTGGACCTCCCAGGACATCAACGTAGCGATGCAGGCTTACACGCCTCCCCCGCAGACACTGGGCCAGATCGTGGTGGACGAGAGCTTCATCCCCAACCTGGGCACGCAGCGCACGGACGGCGACAACGACAGCGCCTCGGCGGAAATCAAAATCCCCGAAGACTATACTCTGGATACTACCGGCTGGACCAACACCAACGGCGTGATGACCCTGGTGACGCCCGACGGCAAGGGCCTGCTCACGTATGAAAACGGCGTGCTGACCTACACCGTGACCGGCAGCTACAAGCACGGCAACCCCGGCGACGCCACGCAGACGGAGTACGCGGACGAAGGCCTGGGTGAAGGCAATCTCCTGTCCATCAAGTTGAACCTCACCCACGACATCACGCAGCAAAAAACCACCGGTACGGTGCTCGTGGACGTGGAAGACGACGCCCCGGTCGTTATTTCCAAGGTCGACCCGACGGCGCAACTGACCTACAACGAAATCACGAACCTCTACGGCAACGAAGACGGCTCGCTGACCCTGAACTACGGCGCGGACGGGTTCCAGAAGCTCACCGTCTCGGAAGGTAACACCGAGTTGTGGACCTTCACGGTATTGGGCGAAAGCAAAACCGTCACCCTTGGCGACGGCAGCAAACTAATCATGACCCTGGACGCGGACGGCAACCTGAAGTATACCTTTGACCCGGATGAAAAGGCCGCCTCCCACGGCAAGCACGAGTTCACCGTCATGGCCTATGACGGCGACGGCGACTGGATCAAGGAAGTGTTCAATATCGACGTGAAGCACTATGACGCCAAAGCTCCGGTGCTGAACGACATCACGGTTGACGAGAGCTTCATCCCCGGCGGCACGCAACGCATCGACGGCACGGACGGCGACAGCCGTAGCGCCACGGCCGAAATCGAACTTCCCAAGGGTTACACCCTGGATACCACCGGCTGGACCAACACCAACGGCGTGATGACCCTGGTGACGCCTGACGGCAAGGGCCTGCTCACGTATGAAAACGGCGTGCTGACCTACACCGTGACCGGCAGTTACAAGCATCCCTACGCGGGCGATGCGACTGATCCGTATTATGCGGACGAAAAACTCGACACCGCCATCCCCATCACCCTGAAGTTCACCCACGACGGCACTGGTCAGGCGGTTGAGAGCATCGTGCAGGTGCAGGTGGAAGACGACGCCCCGGTGTTGGAAATCCCCCCCACGGCCCTTACTGCCTCCAATACAGGCGGCATCTTCTGGGAAAGCCTTGGCGATGTAAACTGGGGCGCGGACGGGCAGGCGGCGGACAGCCCCATTCGGTTCAATTTCGATCCTGAGAAGCAGAATGACGACGGCAGCTGGGACAGCCCTCTTACATCGCATGACGCCAAAATCTCCTACTTTGTGGATGAGAATGACCCCAGCATTCTGCATGCCCGGGTCAGCGGCAGCGACGACGATGTCTTCACGGTGACGCTGCATGCCAACGGTACATATACCGTGGAAGTGCAGGGCTATGTGGATCAGGAAGTGAAAATGGGAGGAAATACCGACATCGGGAACACGTATGACAACAAGAATGATAGCTCATACTCCATAGTTCTGAAGTCTGATGGAAGCCTCTATTTCCAGGCTGGAACTCAGGCGGGTGCGGTATGCGTGATTACGAACCCGAATGGAAAGATTAATGGTAATGCTGGCGGCATAGGTGCTCATGGCGGTAAGAACCAGCACTTGGACGCAGGCGAACAGATGCGTTTCGCCTTTGCTGAACCGCAAACCAAGGGTGCGCTGCAATTTGGCGGTGACATATCCGCCAACTTTGATGTTTCCATGACATTCTATTACGCCGCTGGCCACCCGCAAGCGGGCCAGCAAATTCCCGCTTCGGAAACAAGTAGTTGGTGGCACTATGATTCAGTAACAGGGCAACTTGTTATTGACTCCCACGGTGTTCCGTTTGGCACATACATCGTAGAGGGAGAACAAGGTTTTGGTCAGATTACTGGTGTCCAATATACCATTGAATGGAGTGAATCCTTTGCTGTCTATGACGACCTGCCCATTGCTTACGTGGACGGCGACGGCGACATGGCCAGCGGTACCCTCCACCTGGGCTTCTCGGAAGACGCGGAAGCTTCCCAGTCCGACTCGGTTCTGGTGGATCACCATGACGACGGCAGAATGATGCTGTTCGGCGGCGACGGCAATGAAGTGATCGTCGGCAGCGACGGCGATGACATCATTTACGGCGGCAAGGGCGACGACATCATGTGGGGCGGAGACGGCAACGACATCTTCGCCTGGAAAGCCGGCGACCTGGACAACGGGACCGACACCATTATGGACTTCCAGATAGGCAAGGACCATCTCTTCTTCGAGAACCTGCTGCCCACCGGAGGCACCCTGGATGTCGACACACTGGTCGCGATGATAAAGGGCGACAAGCTCTCCATCGAAGTAACCGACGCCCAGACCCTGTCCGTGACCGTGGCCGGGGCCGACAACTCCTCGGTTACCGTCGATATCCACATCACGGAAGGTTCCGTCGCCGAATACGTCAACACGACCGCGGCAACCGATCAGGCAGCGCTGCTGCTGAAGATTATCACCGACACCGGCGTGTAATCCGCAAGCTCGCAAACATCCAACCTCCGGGCCGGGACGCAAGTCCCGGCCCGGTTCGTTTATGGGCCGCGCCGCCCGCCGCCCCACACAGCGCCCTGAGAGTCTTTATACCTCCGGCCTTCCCCGGGCCGGTTGCTTTTTTCCGGCTCCCGGCGCAGAGTGAGTCCGCGCCGCCACCCCGCATCAGGGGATAGGCCGCGTGATTTTCCGGCGGCTCGCACCCGCCATATGAGCGATCACCATGGACCACATGAAAATAGACCTGCACATGCACTCCCTCCACAGCCCGGACGGGGAGTTTTCCCCTTCGGAACTCATGGACCGGTGCCGCGCCGCCGGGGTGAGCATCGCCTCCCTCACGGACCACAACTCGGTCAGGGGGGTGGCGGAAGCCGCGGCCAGGGGGCGGGAACTCGGGCTGACGGTTTTGCCCGGCGTGGAACTGGACTGCGACTGCAAGGGCGTTCCCATGCACCTGCTCGGCTATGGCTTTACGGGCCTTGACGCCGCGATGGGAAAAATCGAAGCGGACCTCTACCGCCAAGAACGGGAAGCCGGCGCCCTGCGGATGCGCAAAGTCAAGGAACTCGGCATCGCCTTTGACGAGGAAAAAGTGGAGGCCCTTGCCGCCGCCTCCTTTGTCGGCCTGATAACGCCGGAAATGATCGCGGAAACCTTCCTGGCGGACCCGCGCAACGCAAATAACCCTCTCGTCCGGCGATACCTGCCCGGCGGCCCGCGCAGCGACAGCCCCTTCGTCAATTTTTACTGGGATCACTGCGGCCCCGGCAAGGCGGCTTACTGCCCGATCCGGTACATCGGCTTTGAAGAGGCGAACGGCCTTATCCGGGAGCACGGCGGGTTCAGCGTCATCGCGCACCCCGCCGTCACGGTCGGGCGGGACGAGGCCCTGTTTCAGTACATGGCGGCATGCGGTGTGGAAGGGATAGAGGTCTGGTGCGGCTACCACTCGGTGGAAGACGCCGGGTATTATGCTGCCGTCGCCGCCCGGCACGGGCTTATCCCCACCGTGGGCAGCGACTACCACGGCAAGACGAAGCCCGGCGTGAAGCTGGGCGCGGTTTCCGGAAGTCCGGACCATGCCGCGTTGTCGGAGAGCGTGCGGGCCTGGTTGTAAATTGCCTTCCCCGGCCTGGGTCACCGGCGCCGGGTTCCGCGCAGGCTGTTCTCCCTGAGAGTCACACCGCCGTCCGGTGCAGGTTGATGCCCAGCGCGCGGATTTTGCGTTGCAGTGTCGTCCGGTGCATGCCCAGGCTGGCGGCGGCCCTGCCGATATGCCCGTTGTTCTTGTCCAGGGAGTCCAGAATCCGTTGGCGTTCGGGTTCGGCCGGCGACGGGACGGGAGAAGCCGCAACGAGCCGCCGGCGTTCCGGCCGCAGCGCGCTTTCCAGGTGGGCTTCACGGATCGGCCCCGTCCGGGCGAGCAAGGCCAGCCGCTCAATGATGCCGGAAAGTTCCCGCACGTTCCCCGGCCAGGGGTGGGCCTCCAACAGGGCCGTCATGCCGGGCGTAAGCTGGATGGCCGCGCCGTACTTCATGCGGAACTGTTCCACGAACTTCCCCGCCAGAAACGCAATGTCGCCCCGCCGCTCCCTGAGCGGGGGAATGTGCAGGGGCAGCACGTTGAGCCGGTAATACAAATCCTGGCGGAAGCGCTTGCGCTCCACCAAATCCGGCAGGTCGCGGTTGGAGGCGGCAATGACCCGCGCGGTGACCGGGATGTATTTGTCGCCGCCGATCCGCATGGTGCTGCGCTCCTGCAAGACCCGCAGCAGCCGGGTCTGCCCGTATTGGTTCATCTCCGATATTTCATCAAGAAAAATGGTGCCGTTGTGCGCCAGCTCGAACAGACCGGGTTTGCCGTTGCGCCGCGCTCCGGTGAACGCGCCCTCCTCGTGCCCGAACAGCTCGGATTCCAGCAGCGATGCGGGAAGCGCCGCGCAGTTGATAGCCACGAAAGGGCCGGACGCAAACGGGCTCACCTGATGGATGGCCTGGGCGAACAGTTCCTTGCCGGTGCCGGTTTCCCCGGCCAGCAGAATCGGGCTGTCCGTGGCGGCGAAGGAGCGGGCCGTCGCGACCGTGCTCTGGATGGCGGCGGAAACGCCGAGAATGTCCCGGAATGAATACTGGCAGGCCAAGCCCCTGGCGTGCAGGCTTTTCCGCAGTTTTGACTCCAGCTCGCTGATGGCCGCGACGGGTTGCAGGGTAAAAATGACGTCCGTGACGGCCGTGCCTTCGCTCACGGTATTCGCGTTCAGCAAGAGCGGCGTGCCGTTGATCTCCAAAAGCTCGTCGCTCACGGCTTCATTGCGGTTGCACCATGCGAGGAGCTCCTCGGGGAGAACGTCGGACGCTTTCCTCCCCTCCAGCCCCGCCTCCAGATGGAGGATGCGCCGCGCCTCGGTGTTGACGGCCTGGATAATGCCCTGCGCGTCCAGGACCAGAACGCCGTTCTGCGAAATATCGACAGCTGCCTGCAACCGCTTCGAACGGACCTTCTCCAGGCGTCTCGCATAGGCGAGTTTTTGCGCCTCAAGCAGGGCTCCGCTGAGCGCAACCTCCCCGGAATCGAGCAGCAGCGCGGGCACCCCGTACTCGCGCGCCAAATTCCCCGTGAGGTTCCCCGCGACAACAATGTGCGCCCCGTCCTCCTTCGCCCGGAGAACCTGCTCCCGGTTGAAATTCTGGTCGTTGATGACGGGGTAGATGCGCAAATCGATATCCAAGAGCTCCGCCAGAACCTCCACGTGATGCTGCACCGAGGTAAAGGCCAGCAGGGCGATGCGGGGGCGGTCGAGTTTGGTGTATTTTTTCGCGCCGTGCAGGGCGGTCGCCAAATCCTGCCCCGTGACGGGCATTTCAACCACCGGCGTTTGGACGGCATTCTGGATGATGGGGCAGTTGATCCCCCTGGAAACGATAACGTCCGCGCCCTGCCGCTCCACCTCCTTGGCAAGACTGACCGCGGCCTCCCCCACGGCCTCGTGTATGACGAGGTCGATATCCAGGGCGAGATCGGCGGCAACTCTGCGGGCTCGTTCGCTTATTTTCTGGCTTGGCGAAACCAGGACGATTCTTGGCGGCATGGCCTGCTCCTTTCTGCTCCGATTGCCGCATGAAGCTACAATAAGTGCATCAAATGCGTCAACATGTGCATATATATTTTTTTATATTCTAATGATATCAGAATATTATATTTTGGCCCGGTTGTTGCTGTTATCCGAAGCGCTGCATACACTTGCGCTTTTGCCGAGGAAACAATGTCCATTATCTCCGACCTGATAAACAATGCGGTCGCGCCCGACGTTTACCCTGTGCGGCAAGCATTTCCCGATGACGGCATACGCGATATTCCCGCGGCCGTTGCCGCCGCGCTGGAGAAGTCCGGCCTGGCCGGAGCGTTCAGCGGCGGGACCATCGCCATCGGGGTCGGCTCGCGCGGCGTCGCCAATATCGCCGCGGTCACGCGCGCGACCGTCGCCTGGTTCCGGGACAAAGGCGCCATACCTTTTGTCGTGCCCTGCATGGGAAGCCACGGCGGCGCGACGGCCGAAGGGCAGATCAACATGCTGGCCAGCCTGGGCGTGACTGAAGACAGCGCGAACTGCCCCATCCGTTCCTCCATGGACGTCGTCCGCCTGGGCGAACTCGACAACGGCCTGCCCGTCTACATGGACACTAATGCCTGGAACGCGGACGGCGTGTTCGTCATCAACCGCATAAAAGCCCACACCTCTTTTTCCGGCCCGAACGAGAGCGGCGTTCTCAAGATGCTGACCATAGGGCTCGGCAAGCAGAAAGGGGCGGACGCGGCCCACACTTACGGCAACCAGGCTTTTGCCGCCATCATGCCGGCCATGGCCCGCATGTGCATGGCAAAGAAACCCGGCATCCTCGGCGCGCTTGCCCTGGTTGAAAACGAGCGCGACCACACCTGCCTGGTGGAAGCCGTCCCCGCGCGGAACCTGGAAAAACGCGACGCGGAACTGCTCATCTACGCGAAAAGCCGCATGCCCTCCATCCCTCTGGACCGCATGGACCTCCTCATCGTCGACCGGATGGGCAAAAACATTTCGGGCTCGGGCATGGACACGAACATCACCGGGCGCCACGGATCCCCGGCCAAGCACGGCGGCCCGGAAGTTTCCCGCCTCGTGGTGCTTGAGCTCACGCCGGAGACCAAAGGCAACGCCACCGGCATGGGCATGGCGGACATCATCCCCCGCGCCCTCGCGGCATCGATCAACTACGAATACACCTACGCCAACATCATAACGAGCAACAACCTGCCTTACGTGCGCCAGCCCATGGTGCTGGAAACGGAAGAGGACGCCGTCCGTTGCGGCATCAAGACCTGCATGGGCACGCCCGGCGCCATCAGCCTCGTCCGTATCCGCGACACCCTTTCCGTGGACAGGATGCTCGTCTCCAAGCCCGTTGCCGACCTGCTCCGCGGCCACGAGCGGTGCACCGTTTCCGCCGCCCCCGTCCCGCTGCGCTTCTCCCCGGACGGGCAACTGGACAAGACCGTTTGGGACACTGCGTTTAAATAATGCGGCATTGCCGTTACCAACAGGAGAGACACATGGCCAATCCCGGACTTCGCGTCAAAATGAGCTTCACCCGCCCCGATCCCGCGCTGGTCAAGCAATTTGCCGGCATCCCGGTCGCCAATATCGGCGACAACATGAACCGCATCAACTGCATGAACGCCCGCGTGCGTCCCATGAACAGCGCCCCTCTGCTCGGCTGCGCGTTCACGGTCAAGGTGCGCGCCGGCGACAATTTGCTGTTCCATAAAGCCATCGACATGGCCCAGCCCGGCGACATCGTCGTCATCGACGCCCAGAACGAACAATCCTACGCCATTTTCGGCGAGCTCATGATTATGTGGCTGCGCCGCCGGGGCGTTACGGGCGTTGTGGTGGACGGCTGCATCCGCGATTACGACGCCATCAGCCAGATGAAGGAAATTTCCGTCTACGCCACGGGCATCACGCCCAACGGCCCGCTGAAGGAAGGTGGCGGCGAAATAAACTTCCCGGTCATGTGCGGCGGGTTGATCGTCAACCCCGGCGACATCATCGTGGGCGATTCCGACGGGATCGTGGTCATCAATCCCGCCGACGCGGCGGACGTGCTCGCCAAGGCCAAAGCCCAGAACGCCAAGGAAGCCAAAACCATGACGGACATCGAAAACCTTGCCTGGGACAGGGCTTGGGTTGATGCCGCGCTGAAAGCCAAGGGCTGCGAATTTATCGCGTAAGGAATGATTTGATTCCCGGGCGGGGCGAAGAGAGCCCCGCCCGGGAATCCTGTGTTTACGCCGGGAGACATCATGCGAGTACACGTAACGGAAATGATTCATGACAAGGCCTTGGCAAAGCTCCGTGAGCATGCCGAGGTCGTGACCTGGGAAGACCCCTCGGTCCGGGATCTGTCGAAAGCGGACGGCGTGATCGTGCGCGCGGCGGTGGTGGACCGGACCATGATGGAAAACGCGCCCAAGCTGCGGGTTATCGGCAAGCACGGCGTCGGCGTGGACGCCATTGACGTTGCGGCCGCCCGGGAGCTCGGCAAGACCGTGGTGTTCACCCCCCATGCGAATATGGAAGGCGTGGCGGAACTGGCGGTCGCCTTCATGCTCGCGTCGTCCCGGAACATTCCCCTGGGGCATGCCCGGCTGCGGGCCGGCGCGTGTGAAAAAATCGCGCCCAAGGATTTGACGGGGGTGGAGCTGCTGGGTAAAACCCTGGGGCTGGTGGGCCTTGGCCGCATCGGCCAGCGCGTCGGGGAAATTTGCCGCAATGGCTTCGGCATGGCCCTCGTGGGGTACGACCCGTTCCTGCCGGACGCGAAGTTCGCGGAGTGGGGGATAACCAAGGCCGCAACCGTTGAAGAGCTTTTGCCGCAAGCGGACTATATCAGCATCAGCGTCCCGCTCACCAAGGAAACCGCCAATCTCATCAATGCCGAACGGCTCGCCCTCTGCAAAAAAACCGCGATCCTGGTCAATACCGCCAGGGGCGGCATCGTGGAGGAGGAAGCCTTGTGCGCGGCCCTGCAAAACGGCACCCTGCGCGCCGCGGCCTCGGACGTGTTTGCCAACGAGCCGATCCGGCCGGAAAACCCGCTTATGAGCCTGCCCAATTTTATCGCAATGCCCCATATCGGCGCCAGCACGGAAGAAAGCCTGGTCCGGATGGGAGAAACGGTTGTGGATGACGTGCTGCGCGTTCTGCGCGGCGAAGCTCCCTTGTTCCCTGTTGCATAGAAAGCCGGAACGGACCGGCGCGCACGGCGCGCCGGTCCCGGCAAGGGTAAACGTTTTTGCACGCCGGCGGTGCATGAAATCGAGGAAAAACGCATGAAGCGGTGGATGCGGGGCGGGACATAACCGTGATCGGCTCGCGGCCAAAAACCCGTCCGTGGATAAGGAAGTTGGTCCTATAACAAGAGGAGTGGGATTTTATGAAACGTTTGGTGCAGATGACAAGCCTCGTATCCAGTCTCGCGTTGATCGTGGTGCTGTCCTGCGGCGTCGCCTTCTCCGCGGCCCCGGCCAAAGTCAAAAATTTCAGGCTCGCCCACGTCAACGGGGTGGACTCGCCCCAGCAGAAAGTAGCCGAGTATATGAACGAGATGCTGGCAAAAAAAATGCCCCAGTATCATATCGACATCTATCCCAACAGCCAGCTCGGCGGTGAGCGCGACATGACCGAAGCGATTCAGCTCGGCTCCCTGGACCTGCTGGTTACCGCGACCACCCCGCTCGCGAACTTCGTCCCGACGTTGATGGTCGGCGAACTGCTCTACCTCGTCCAAAACTATGAACACGCCGACAAAATATACCAGGGTGAAATCGGCGCGCAGTTCCTCAAGGACATCAACGATGCCGGCATGAAGGGGCTCGGCTTCGCCGAAGTCGGCTTCCGCCACCTTGCCAACGCCAAAAAACCGGTCAACACCCTCGACGACGCCATCGGCATGAAGCTGCGCGTCATGGAAAACGAACTGCACGTGGCCGGCTGGCGGGCCCTGGGCGTCAACGCGATCACCATGAGCTGGGCCGACGCTTACGCCGGCATGCAGCAAGGCACCATCGACGCCCTCGAGGTCCCGTGGTCGCTGATGTGGTCCAACAGCGTGTACGACATATCCAAAAATGCCGCTGAAACGTTCCACATCTATACCCCCCAAGCCTTCCTGATGAGTGAAAAAGCCTGGAAAGTCCTTTCCGCCGAGGAAAAGGCCATCTGGCAGGAATGCGCCACCGAAGCCTGCCGCCTGACCCGCGAGTACGCCCGCAACTCCAACGACAGGTTCCGCGCCCAATGCGAGGAAAAGGGCATGAAAGTGACCCGGCCCGACCTCGCGCCCTGGAGGGAAAAGGCGAAAGCCCTTTACCAGCAGTACGACGGCAAATATGGCGACATGATCCGCAAAATTCAAGCTCTCGCGAAATAAACACCGCGAACGGAAAACGCCGGGCCGGAACAGCATGTTCCGGCCCGGCAAGGACAGGCTTCCCCCTTGCAGCACCGGAGGACATCGTCCAGATGATTACCAAAATTTTCGACAGACTCCAGTGGGGGCTCAACGTCTTCACCGCCCTGCTCCTCGGATCGGTATGCGCAATCATCTTCGTGCAGGTCATCATGCGGTATGTCATGGGCAACAGCATCGCCTGGTCCGAGGAACTGACCCGCTACATGTTTGTCTGGATCATCTTTCTCGGCATCCATCTCGGCATCCGGGACGGCAACCAGATCAAGATCGACGTGCTCGAAAGCATGCTCAAGGGAAAATCGGCCAAAGCGCTCCGCTTGGTCCAGCATCTGGTCTCGCTGGCCGCGGTCGTGGCCTGCCTTGTCGCGAGCATCTACCTCATCCGGGTCGGCTTCAGGGCCAGCAGCCCGACGTTGCGCATCCCCATGTGGTATGCCTACCTTGCGTTCCCTGTCGGGTTTACCGTGAACATCATTGAAATTTTGCGGCAGATGGCTCGTATCGTCCAGGGCTGGAATCTGAACGAGGAAGGGGAAGCGGTATGACTCTGGCAGCAACCGTCTTGATTGTGGTCATGCTTGCAACCCTCATCATCGGCGTCCCGATCGGCTGGGGCCTGACGCTTGCCAGCTTCGCGGCCATCATGGTCGAGGACATGCCCATCGCGGTGCTGGTCCAACGCATGTTCACCTCCATGGACGCCTTCACCATGCTCGCCGTGCCCGCCTTTCTCGTCGCCGGTGACATCATGGCCCAGGGCAGCATCTCGAAACGGCTGGTCGACTTCGCGAACAGTATCTTCGGCAGTTTGCGCGGCGGCCTGGCTATCGTTGCGATCGTCTCCTGCACGATCTTCGCGGCGCTGACCGGCTCGGCGCTCGCGACCACCGCGGCCATCGGCGCGATCATGTTCCCCGCCATGACCCAGAAAAATTATCCGAAGGACTTCACCTCGTCCGTGCTGGCCATCGGCGGCACGCTCGGGCCCGTGATCCCGCCGAGCGTCGTCTTCATCTTTTACGCGCAGGCAACCGATTTATCCGTCGTCAAACTCTTTGCCTCGGGAATTCTGCCGGGCATCATCTCCTGCGTCGGCATGTGCGTCGTGGCGGTGTTCGTCGCCCGCCGGCGCAATTTCCCCAAGGAAGGGCACCTCTCGTTCGCGACCATCGTCCGCGCGACCGTTAAAGCGTTCTTCGCGCTGCTGATGCCGCTTATTATCCTCGGCGGCATCTACTCGGGTATTTTCACCGCGACCGAATCCGCGGCCATGGCCGTTATTTACGGCCTGTTCGTCTCGGTGCTGATATACAGCGACGTCTCTTTCATGGATCTGGCCAAGCTCTTCATGGGCACCGCCAAAACGACCGCGAACCTGATGATCCTGATCGCGGCGGCCAACGTTTTCGGCTACCTCGTCGGTTACTTCAATATCCCGCGGCTGCTCCAGGCCCTTGTGATGGCCTATGCCCCCAACGCGTTCGTCTTCATGGTGATGTGCGGCATCGCCCTGCTGATAGCCGGCATGTTCATGGAAGCGATCGCCGTCACCGTCATCTTGGCGCCGATCCTCCACCCGCTGGCCGTCGGCTTCGGCATCGACCCGGTCCACTTCGCCTGCTTCATGGTCTTTATCCTCTGCCTCGGCATCGCCACGCCCCCCTTCGCCCCGAGCATGTTCGTGGCCTGCGGCATCAGCAAGGAGCCGTTCACGCGCGTAACCCGGCAGATCCTGCCGTTTATCGGCGAGCAGGTTCTGGTGGCGATTTTGATCGGCGCCTTCCCGTTCATCGCAACCTGGCTGCCCAGCCTGCTGTAAGGAAAGATCCGGCATGAGCAATCCCGGCATGAAAATTTACTGCAACCCGCCCCGTCCCGATA of uncultured delta proteobacterium contains these proteins:
- a CDS encoding putative Proprionate catabolism activator, Fis family (Evidence 3 : Function proposed based on presence of conserved amino acid motif, structural feature or limited homology); this encodes MPPRIVLVSPSQKISERARRVAADLALDIDLVIHEAVGEAAVSLAKEVERQGADVIVSRGINCPIIQNAVQTPVVEMPVTGQDLATALHGAKKYTKLDRPRIALLAFTSVQHHVEVLAELLDIDLRIYPVINDQNFNREQVLRAKEDGAHIVVAGNLTGNLAREYGVPALLLDSGEVALSGALLEAQKLAYARRLEKVRSKRLQAAVDISQNGVLVLDAQGIIQAVNTEARRILHLEAGLEGRKASDVLPEELLAWCNRNEAVSDELLEINGTPLLLNANTVSEGTAVTDVIFTLQPVAAISELESKLRKSLHARGLACQYSFRDILGVSAAIQSTVATARSFAATDSPILLAGETGTGKELFAQAIHQVSPFASGPFVAINCAALPASLLESELFGHEEGAFTGARRNGKPGLFELAHNGTIFLDEISEMNQYGQTRLLRVLQERSTMRIGGDKYIPVTARVIAASNRDLPDLVERKRFRQDLYYRLNVLPLHIPPLRERRGDIAFLAGKFVEQFRMKYGAAIQLTPGMTALLEAHPWPGNVRELSGIIERLALLARTGPIREAHLESALRPERRRLVAASPVPSPAEPERQRILDSLDKNNGHIGRAAASLGMHRTTLQRKIRALGINLHRTAV
- a CDS encoding conserved hypothetical protein (Evidence 4 : Homologs of previously reported genes of unknown function), which translates into the protein MSIISDLINNAVAPDVYPVRQAFPDDGIRDIPAAVAAALEKSGLAGAFSGGTIAIGVGSRGVANIAAVTRATVAWFRDKGAIPFVVPCMGSHGGATAEGQINMLASLGVTEDSANCPIRSSMDVVRLGELDNGLPVYMDTNAWNADGVFVINRIKAHTSFSGPNESGVLKMLTIGLGKQKGADAAHTYGNQAFAAIMPAMARMCMAKKPGILGALALVENERDHTCLVEAVPARNLEKRDAELLIYAKSRMPSIPLDRMDLLIVDRMGKNISGSGMDTNITGRHGSPAKHGGPEVSRLVVLELTPETKGNATGMGMADIIPRALAASINYEYTYANIITSNNLPYVRQPMVLETEEDAVRCGIKTCMGTPGAISLVRIRDTLSVDRMLVSKPVADLLRGHERCTVSAAPVPLRFSPDGQLDKTVWDTAFK
- a CDS encoding Dimethylmenaquinone methyltransferase → MANPGLRVKMSFTRPDPALVKQFAGIPVANIGDNMNRINCMNARVRPMNSAPLLGCAFTVKVRAGDNLLFHKAIDMAQPGDIVVIDAQNEQSYAIFGELMIMWLRRRGVTGVVVDGCIRDYDAISQMKEISVYATGITPNGPLKEGGGEINFPVMCGGLIVNPGDIIVGDSDGIVVINPADAADVLAKAKAQNAKEAKTMTDIENLAWDRAWVDAALKAKGCEFIA
- a CDS encoding conserved hypothetical protein (Evidence 4 : Homologs of previously reported genes of unknown function); the protein is MRVHVTEMIHDKALAKLREHAEVVTWEDPSVRDLSKADGVIVRAAVVDRTMMENAPKLRVIGKHGVGVDAIDVAAARELGKTVVFTPHANMEGVAELAVAFMLASSRNIPLGHARLRAGACEKIAPKDLTGVELLGKTLGLVGLGRIGQRVGEICRNGFGMALVGYDPFLPDAKFAEWGITKAATVEELLPQADYISISVPLTKETANLINAERLALCKKTAILVNTARGGIVEEEALCAALQNGTLRAAASDVFANEPIRPENPLMSLPNFIAMPHIGASTEESLVRMGETVVDDVLRVLRGEAPLFPVA
- a CDS encoding conserved exported hypothetical protein (Evidence 4 : Homologs of previously reported genes of unknown function); protein product: MKRLVQMTSLVSSLALIVVLSCGVAFSAAPAKVKNFRLAHVNGVDSPQQKVAEYMNEMLAKKMPQYHIDIYPNSQLGGERDMTEAIQLGSLDLLVTATTPLANFVPTLMVGELLYLVQNYEHADKIYQGEIGAQFLKDINDAGMKGLGFAEVGFRHLANAKKPVNTLDDAIGMKLRVMENELHVAGWRALGVNAITMSWADAYAGMQQGTIDALEVPWSLMWSNSVYDISKNAAETFHIYTPQAFLMSEKAWKVLSAEEKAIWQECATEACRLTREYARNSNDRFRAQCEEKGMKVTRPDLAPWREKAKALYQQYDGKYGDMIRKIQALAK